A single window of Actinoallomurus bryophytorum DNA harbors:
- a CDS encoding AAA family ATPase: MALRSEVAKAVVGQDAVVTGLVIALLCRGHVLLEGVPGVAKTLLIRTLAQALKLDFKRVQFTPDLMPGDVTGSLVYDNRSSEFEFREGPVFTNLLLADEINRTPPKTQASLLESMEERQVSVEGMPRMLPDPFVVCATQNPIEYEGTYPLPEAQLDRFLVKLTVPVPSREDEIAVLQRHAAGFDPRDLHAAGVTPVAGPADLAAGREAVGRIRIDPKISGYVVDLCRATRQSPSLQLGVSPRGATALLATARAWAWLSGRDYVRPDDVKALARPTLRHRVQLRPEAELEGATTDAVLDGVLTTVPAPR, translated from the coding sequence ATGGCGTTGCGCAGTGAGGTCGCCAAGGCGGTCGTCGGACAGGATGCCGTGGTGACCGGGCTGGTCATCGCCCTGCTGTGCCGCGGCCACGTGCTGCTCGAGGGTGTGCCCGGCGTGGCCAAGACGCTCCTCATCCGCACCCTGGCCCAGGCGCTGAAGCTCGACTTCAAGCGCGTGCAGTTCACCCCCGACCTCATGCCGGGCGACGTCACGGGTTCCCTCGTGTACGACAACCGGAGCTCGGAGTTCGAGTTCCGCGAGGGTCCGGTCTTCACGAACCTCCTGCTCGCCGACGAGATCAACCGGACGCCGCCGAAGACCCAGGCGTCCCTCCTGGAGTCGATGGAGGAGCGCCAGGTGTCGGTGGAGGGCATGCCGCGCATGCTGCCCGACCCGTTCGTCGTGTGCGCCACGCAGAACCCGATCGAGTACGAGGGCACGTACCCCCTGCCCGAGGCTCAGCTCGACCGGTTCCTGGTGAAGCTGACCGTCCCGGTGCCCTCCCGCGAGGACGAGATCGCGGTGCTCCAGCGACACGCCGCCGGCTTCGACCCCCGTGACCTGCACGCCGCCGGAGTCACCCCCGTCGCCGGCCCGGCGGACCTGGCCGCGGGGCGTGAGGCCGTCGGACGCATCCGGATCGACCCGAAGATCAGCGGATACGTGGTCGACCTGTGCCGGGCCACCCGCCAGTCCCCGTCACTCCAGCTCGGGGTCTCCCCCCGTGGCGCCACCGCGCTGCTGGCGACGGCGCGCGCATGGGCGTGGCTGTCGGGCCGCGACTACGTACGCCCGGACGACGTGAAGGCCCTCGCCCGGCCGACGCTCCGCCATCGCGTACAGCTCCGGCCCGAGGCGGAGCTGGAGGGAGCGACGACCGACGCCGTGCTCGACGGCGTGCTCACCACCGTCCCCGCTCCGCGTTGA
- a CDS encoding RDD family protein gives MPIELVTGEAVALDIRVARLASRALALFIDMLLQIFVLYFCLIFVGLSAAVLDSAVTTGLVIVFTVAVFVGYPTITETLTRGRTLGKLAVGLRVVGDDGGPERFRQALIRALSGFLEIWGLVGSPALIASLLNQRGKRLGDVFAGTIVIQDRVPVNVFLGPVAIMPIRLAPWARSLELAMLPDTVALAARQYLTRFWELAPLVRDEMGQRLTTEVLSYVSPPPPPGFRPEIYLSAVLAERRHREEIRLAERAARRLAISRRGLPPGLAPPQPPIMAGGPPPPPPYGPGPGPMPGWEWNRGAPGRPPGR, from the coding sequence GTGCCCATCGAATTGGTGACCGGCGAAGCCGTCGCACTCGACATCCGGGTGGCGCGGCTGGCCAGCCGCGCCCTCGCACTGTTCATCGACATGCTGCTGCAAATCTTCGTCCTTTATTTCTGCCTCATCTTCGTCGGCCTGTCGGCGGCCGTACTCGACTCCGCCGTCACGACCGGACTGGTGATCGTCTTCACGGTCGCCGTGTTCGTCGGCTACCCGACGATCACAGAGACGCTGACGCGCGGCCGTACTCTCGGCAAGCTCGCGGTCGGACTGCGCGTGGTCGGCGACGACGGCGGCCCTGAGCGCTTCCGGCAGGCCCTCATACGCGCGCTGTCCGGCTTCCTGGAGATCTGGGGGCTGGTCGGCTCGCCCGCCCTCATCGCCTCGCTCCTCAACCAGCGGGGAAAGCGGCTCGGCGACGTGTTCGCGGGCACGATCGTCATCCAGGACCGCGTGCCGGTCAACGTCTTCCTCGGCCCGGTCGCGATCATGCCGATCCGGCTCGCGCCGTGGGCGCGCTCGCTCGAGCTGGCCATGCTGCCGGACACCGTGGCGCTGGCCGCGCGGCAGTACCTCACCCGGTTCTGGGAGCTCGCACCCCTCGTCCGCGACGAGATGGGGCAGCGGCTCACAACGGAGGTCCTGTCGTACGTCAGCCCGCCGCCTCCGCCGGGCTTCCGGCCCGAGATCTACCTGTCGGCCGTCCTCGCCGAACGCCGCCACCGTGAGGAGATCCGTCTCGCCGAGCGTGCCGCGCGGCGCCTGGCGATCAGCCGGCGCGGACTCCCGCCGGGTCTCGCACCGCCCCAGCCGCCGATCATGGCCGGCGGTCCGCCCCCACCTCCGCCGTACGGGCCCGGTCCCGGTCCCATGCCGGGCTGGGAGTGGAACCGCGGCGCTCCGGGCAGGCCGCCCGGCCGCTGA
- a CDS encoding MerR family transcriptional regulator, with protein sequence MRITEAAQRLGTSPRMLRYREALGLLPPTREPRGHRRFGEDELRAVALALTLEKRYDISPGELAFGLRVLAEPDVRASVRELGERIGRLSAPPARALDFEKEKALRLLRGRR encoded by the coding sequence ATGCGCATCACGGAGGCCGCCCAGCGGCTCGGCACCTCGCCCCGCATGCTCCGCTACCGCGAGGCTCTCGGACTGCTCCCCCCGACCCGTGAGCCGCGAGGGCACCGGCGCTTCGGCGAGGACGAGCTGCGCGCGGTGGCGCTCGCGCTGACGCTGGAGAAGCGGTACGACATCAGCCCTGGAGAGCTCGCCTTCGGACTGCGCGTGCTGGCCGAACCCGACGTACGGGCGTCGGTACGGGAGCTCGGCGAGCGTATCGGGCGACTGTCCGCACCGCCCGCACGCGCCCTGGACTTCGAGAAGGAGAAGGCCCTGCGCCTGTTGCGCGGCAGGCGCTAG
- a CDS encoding Uma2 family endonuclease, which translates to MTALPEWMLALPEEGVTAEEYDRMPEEICRRIEIVDGSIIVSPSATPRHNRIARLLANSLEYAAPTPWQVTTDVDLRISDVPLHNRRPDVLVFSGDPDELPVRPHQVILAVEIMSKGSVNADRLDKPAAYGVAGISHYWRIEQESGGLVAYTYELDTVERTYRALGRYSGALKAEAPFPVTVDLDALGGR; encoded by the coding sequence GTGACCGCGCTACCGGAATGGATGTTGGCGCTTCCGGAAGAAGGCGTCACCGCCGAGGAATACGATCGCATGCCGGAAGAGATTTGCCGGCGCATCGAAATCGTCGACGGGAGCATCATCGTGTCGCCCTCCGCGACCCCGAGACACAACCGCATCGCACGACTACTCGCCAACTCCCTCGAATACGCGGCGCCTACGCCATGGCAGGTGACGACGGATGTGGACCTCCGTATCTCCGATGTACCGCTCCACAACAGGCGCCCCGACGTGCTCGTGTTCTCGGGCGATCCCGACGAGCTTCCCGTCCGGCCACACCAGGTCATTCTCGCCGTGGAGATCATGAGCAAAGGAAGCGTCAATGCGGATCGCCTGGACAAACCCGCCGCATATGGCGTTGCAGGCATTTCGCACTATTGGCGCATAGAGCAAGAGAGTGGCGGGCTGGTCGCTTATACCTACGAGCTCGATACCGTCGAAAGGACGTACAGAGCGCTCGGCAGATATTCCGGCGCGCTCAAGGCCGAGGCTCCATTCCCCGTGACTGTTGACCTGGACGCACTCGGCGGACGTTGA
- the ahcY gene encoding adenosylhomocysteinase, translating to MDYKVADLSLAAFGRREINLAEHEMPGLMSVRKEYAESQPLRGAKIMGSLHMTIQTAVLIETLVELGADVRWVSCNIFSTQDHAAAAVVVGAKGTAEDPQGVPVFAWKGETLEEYWWCTDQALNWPDGEGPNMILDDGGDATMLVHKGAEYEKAGAVPSAAEDDPEEWKVVLDLLRRTVDDSGRWTKAAERIKGVTEETTTGVHRLYEMAKAGTLAFPAINVNDSVTKSKFDNKYGCRHSVIDGLNRATDVLIGGKVAVVCGYGDVGKGCSDALRGQGARVIVTEIDPICALQAAMDGFQVTTLDDVVEIADIFVTTTGNFNIISAADMARMKHQAIVSNIGHFDNEIDMAGLAKIPGITKEEVKPQVHTWTFEDGHNIIVLAEGRLMNLGCATGHPSFVMSNSFTNQVIAQIELFTKTEAYPVGVYTLPKHLDEKVARLHLDALGVKLTELTKEQASYIGVDVEGPYKSDHYRY from the coding sequence ATGGATTACAAGGTCGCCGATCTGTCGCTCGCGGCATTCGGCCGCAGGGAGATCAACCTCGCCGAGCACGAGATGCCCGGCCTCATGTCGGTCCGCAAGGAGTACGCCGAGTCCCAGCCGCTGCGCGGTGCGAAGATCATGGGCTCGCTGCACATGACGATCCAGACCGCCGTGCTGATCGAGACCCTGGTCGAGCTGGGCGCGGACGTCCGCTGGGTGAGCTGCAACATCTTCTCCACCCAGGACCACGCCGCCGCCGCGGTCGTCGTCGGCGCGAAGGGCACCGCGGAGGACCCGCAGGGCGTTCCGGTCTTCGCCTGGAAGGGCGAGACGCTGGAGGAGTACTGGTGGTGCACCGACCAGGCGCTCAACTGGCCCGATGGCGAGGGCCCCAACATGATCCTCGATGACGGTGGCGACGCCACGATGCTCGTGCACAAGGGCGCCGAGTACGAGAAGGCCGGCGCCGTCCCCTCGGCCGCCGAGGACGACCCGGAGGAGTGGAAGGTCGTCCTCGACCTCCTCCGCCGTACGGTCGACGACTCCGGTCGCTGGACCAAGGCCGCCGAGCGCATCAAGGGCGTGACGGAGGAGACCACCACCGGCGTCCACCGCCTGTACGAGATGGCCAAGGCCGGCACGCTCGCCTTCCCGGCGATCAACGTCAACGACTCGGTCACCAAGTCCAAGTTCGACAACAAGTACGGCTGCCGCCACAGCGTCATCGACGGGCTCAACCGCGCCACCGACGTGCTGATCGGCGGCAAGGTCGCGGTCGTCTGCGGCTACGGCGACGTGGGCAAGGGCTGCTCGGACGCGCTGCGCGGCCAGGGCGCCCGCGTGATCGTCACCGAGATCGACCCGATCTGCGCGCTGCAGGCCGCGATGGACGGCTTCCAGGTCACCACGCTGGACGACGTCGTCGAGATCGCCGACATCTTCGTGACGACGACCGGCAACTTCAACATCATCAGCGCCGCCGACATGGCGCGGATGAAGCACCAGGCGATCGTCAGCAACATCGGCCACTTCGACAACGAGATCGACATGGCCGGCCTGGCGAAGATCCCGGGCATCACGAAGGAAGAGGTCAAGCCGCAGGTCCACACGTGGACCTTCGAGGACGGCCACAACATCATCGTGCTCGCCGAGGGCCGGCTGATGAACCTCGGCTGCGCCACCGGCCACCCGAGCTTCGTGATGTCGAACTCCTTCACCAACCAGGTGATCGCCCAGATCGAGCTGTTCACCAAGACCGAGGCCTACCCGGTCGGCGTGTACACCCTGCCCAAGCACCTCGACGAGAAGGTCGCCCGCCTCCACCTCGACGCGCTCGGCGTGAAGCTCACCGAGCTCACCAAGGAGCAGGCCTCCTACATCGGCGTCGACGTCGAGGGCCCGTACAAGTCGGACCATTACCGGTACTGA
- a CDS encoding DUF4350 domain-containing protein → MSTAAPEAGTAAPEAPASETSAPDSAGHVARRRWRRSRGILVAILALAIVGVVLAALQPRQQAAYLDPDSAGQQGARALAEITRQNGTPVKVVRSASAAAEQMRAQPDAVLVITHSERLLPGDLSTLRALPGDRLLVEPTGDTLEALAPGVLPASGASGTIAPDCSLPAAVNAGDVGLPDTQTYNAPAGAAKCYFSDGKPALVQLPGVGSTVTVLGTGGPLTNERLAEEGNAALGMNLVGARSSAVWLLPDTPPPGSGRKSFSDLVPFGVKLAVLQAIIAVLLVALWRARRLGPVVVEPLPVVVRSAEAVEGRARLYRSRRAGDRAALALRAGALERLTALLGMPRSAAADPAMAAEIIAGISAHTGQAQAMIGAALYGPPPMDDAGLVRLAGYLDELERQVRNS, encoded by the coding sequence GTGAGTACGGCGGCGCCGGAGGCCGGGACCGCGGCACCGGAGGCCCCGGCATCGGAGACCTCGGCGCCCGACAGCGCGGGCCACGTCGCGCGGCGGCGCTGGCGCCGGTCGCGGGGCATCCTGGTCGCGATACTCGCGCTCGCCATCGTCGGCGTGGTGCTCGCCGCGCTGCAGCCCCGTCAGCAGGCGGCCTACCTCGACCCCGACTCGGCGGGGCAACAGGGAGCCAGGGCACTCGCCGAGATCACCCGGCAGAACGGCACGCCGGTGAAGGTGGTGCGCAGCGCGTCCGCCGCCGCGGAGCAGATGCGGGCCCAGCCCGACGCGGTCCTGGTGATCACGCATTCGGAGCGCCTGCTGCCCGGCGACCTGTCCACCCTGCGGGCACTGCCCGGCGACCGCCTGCTGGTCGAGCCGACGGGCGACACGCTGGAGGCGCTCGCCCCCGGCGTCCTTCCCGCCTCCGGCGCCTCGGGCACCATCGCCCCGGACTGCTCGCTTCCCGCGGCGGTGAACGCCGGCGACGTCGGCCTGCCCGACACGCAGACCTACAACGCCCCGGCCGGCGCGGCGAAGTGCTACTTCAGCGACGGGAAGCCCGCCCTCGTACAGCTCCCGGGAGTCGGCTCGACCGTCACGGTGCTCGGCACGGGCGGCCCGCTCACCAACGAACGCCTGGCCGAGGAGGGCAACGCCGCGCTCGGCATGAACCTCGTCGGCGCCCGGTCGAGCGCGGTGTGGCTGCTGCCGGACACACCGCCACCGGGCAGCGGGCGCAAGTCGTTCTCGGACCTGGTGCCGTTCGGGGTCAAGCTCGCGGTGCTTCAGGCGATCATCGCGGTCCTGCTCGTGGCGCTCTGGCGGGCACGCCGCCTGGGGCCGGTCGTGGTCGAGCCGCTGCCGGTCGTGGTCCGCTCGGCCGAGGCCGTCGAGGGCCGGGCCCGGCTGTACCGGTCGCGACGGGCCGGTGACCGTGCCGCCCTGGCACTGCGCGCGGGTGCGCTCGAACGCCTTACCGCGCTGCTCGGCATGCCCAGAAGCGCCGCCGCCGACCCGGCCATGGCAGCAGAGATCATCGCCGGCATCTCGGCACACACCGGACAGGCGCAGGCGATGATCGGTGCTGCGCTGTACGGTCCTCCACCAATGGACGACGCCGGGCTGGTCCGGCTCGCGGGCTACCTCGACGAACTCGAAAGGCAGGTTCGGAACTCGTGA
- a CDS encoding DUF58 domain-containing protein encodes MALTGRTGLLALLGAVVMVLAPSWWTLLVVNALLVALIVVDLALAGNIRSLGLHRSGDTNVRLGEEAAVSLIVENRGTRRLRARVRDAWPPSAGSGPREVALSVPPGERRRVDIRLLPTRRGDRRAVSVTIRSVGPLRLAARQLSRQAPWSVRVLPAFPSRRHLPAKLARLRELTGQHVALIRGQGTEFDSLREYVDGDDVRSIDWRATARRSDVVVRTWRPERDRRIYLVLDTGRTAAGRVGDIPRLDCSMDAALLLGALASRAGDRVDLLAFDRQVRARVEGSSRTGLLTAMVRAMAPLEPALVEADAAGMVSALLARVRQRCLVVLLTDLNATAMEEGLLPLLPQLTAKHLVMIAAVSDPRVSEMATARGDAAAVYDAAAAERARADRRRVTAELRRYGVEVVDAPPDDIASTLADAYLSLKAAGRL; translated from the coding sequence ATGGCGCTGACCGGCCGTACCGGTCTGCTGGCCCTGCTCGGCGCGGTGGTGATGGTGCTCGCGCCGAGCTGGTGGACGTTGCTGGTCGTGAACGCCCTCCTCGTCGCGCTGATCGTCGTCGACCTGGCGCTGGCGGGGAACATCCGGAGCCTGGGCCTGCACCGCTCCGGCGACACGAACGTACGCCTCGGCGAGGAGGCCGCCGTCTCGCTGATCGTGGAGAACCGCGGCACGCGGAGGCTGCGGGCACGGGTGCGTGACGCCTGGCCGCCGAGCGCGGGCTCCGGCCCCCGCGAGGTCGCCCTCTCGGTACCGCCGGGTGAACGCCGCCGCGTCGACATACGCCTTCTCCCGACCCGCCGGGGCGACCGCCGGGCCGTCTCCGTCACGATCCGGTCGGTCGGGCCGTTGCGGCTGGCCGCACGCCAGCTGTCCCGGCAGGCGCCCTGGAGCGTACGCGTGCTGCCGGCCTTCCCCTCGCGCCGCCACCTGCCCGCGAAGCTCGCCCGGCTGCGCGAGCTGACCGGCCAGCACGTCGCGCTCATCCGCGGCCAGGGCACCGAGTTCGACTCGCTACGGGAGTACGTGGACGGCGACGACGTACGCTCCATCGACTGGCGGGCGACCGCGCGCCGCAGCGACGTCGTCGTACGTACCTGGCGCCCGGAGCGCGACCGCCGCATCTACCTGGTCCTCGACACCGGCCGTACGGCCGCGGGGCGCGTCGGCGACATTCCACGACTGGACTGCTCGATGGACGCCGCCCTGCTGCTCGGCGCGCTGGCGTCGCGGGCGGGTGACCGCGTGGACCTGCTCGCCTTCGACCGGCAGGTACGTGCCCGGGTGGAGGGCAGCAGCCGTACCGGTCTGCTGACCGCGATGGTCCGTGCCATGGCACCGCTGGAGCCCGCACTCGTCGAGGCGGACGCGGCCGGCATGGTCTCGGCGCTGCTGGCCCGGGTGCGGCAGCGGTGCCTGGTGGTGCTGCTGACCGACCTCAACGCGACCGCCATGGAGGAGGGTCTGCTGCCCCTGCTCCCGCAGCTGACCGCCAAGCACCTGGTCATGATCGCCGCGGTGAGCGACCCGCGGGTGAGCGAGATGGCGACCGCACGTGGGGACGCGGCCGCGGTGTACGACGCGGCCGCCGCCGAACGCGCCCGCGCCGACCGGCGACGGGTCACCGCGGAGCTGCGAAGGTACGGCGTGGAGGTCGTGGACGCGCCCCCGGACGACATCGCCTCGACGCTGGCCGACGCCTACCTGTCCCTCAAGGCCGCCGGCCGCCTCTGA
- a CDS encoding sensor histidine kinase produces the protein MTSEKPDFLQEAGPAAWRLAAQVVTAVGQVLLWIITGITRLLRPLTNRLVAALYGRNTPPAPPPYVAPDGTLYAPRGGPPGPPPRTPPLVRWARAWRRFGTSWWYGPVTGAVLALAALFELPLHHLDAVSLNGGFALASTVPLMFRRESLRPAAAITLGALAASLLSGQALLATTAFAGLYTLFLLAQQLPRQSTGVLGVGSVVTVAVVYLAAGSLDQIPWPAAVVAVVAALGLGDARRTVETAEASMDEERERNSETLTRLNAVQHEQAVLRERARIARELHDVVAHSVSMIAVQAETAPYTMRDLSPEAKKGFAEVAGAAREALEEMRRLLSVLRADPGTEPEVTPQPRLDRLGELIDSHRGAGGQAQLSVHGSVRPLSTTIELSAYRIVQEALTNARRHAPGSRVRVELNYLGDRLAVRVVDDGTSVPVTKVEDRTKVMGHGLVGMRERATMLGGRFAAGPRTEGGFAVQAELPVGQNRHS, from the coding sequence GTGACTAGCGAAAAACCTGACTTCCTCCAGGAAGCCGGACCCGCGGCATGGCGTCTGGCGGCTCAGGTGGTCACCGCCGTCGGCCAGGTCCTGCTGTGGATCATCACCGGCATCACCCGCCTGCTGCGACCGCTCACGAACCGCCTCGTCGCCGCCCTCTACGGCCGGAACACGCCGCCCGCGCCGCCCCCGTACGTCGCGCCCGACGGCACCCTCTACGCGCCGCGGGGCGGCCCTCCCGGTCCACCGCCACGTACGCCCCCGCTGGTGCGCTGGGCCCGCGCCTGGCGCCGCTTCGGCACGTCGTGGTGGTACGGGCCGGTGACCGGTGCGGTGCTCGCGCTCGCCGCGCTGTTCGAGCTTCCCCTGCACCACCTCGATGCGGTCAGCCTCAACGGCGGGTTCGCGCTCGCCTCAACGGTGCCGTTGATGTTCCGGCGCGAGTCGCTGCGGCCCGCCGCGGCCATCACGCTCGGGGCCCTCGCCGCGAGCCTGCTGTCCGGGCAGGCGCTCCTCGCCACGACCGCCTTCGCCGGGCTGTACACGCTGTTCCTGCTGGCCCAGCAGCTGCCGCGCCAGTCCACCGGCGTGCTCGGCGTCGGCAGCGTCGTGACCGTCGCCGTCGTCTACCTCGCCGCCGGCAGTCTCGACCAGATCCCCTGGCCGGCCGCCGTGGTCGCCGTCGTCGCGGCCCTCGGACTGGGTGACGCACGCCGTACGGTCGAGACGGCCGAGGCCAGCATGGACGAGGAGCGGGAGCGCAACAGCGAGACGCTGACACGCCTGAACGCCGTCCAGCACGAACAGGCGGTCCTGCGCGAGCGGGCGCGGATCGCGCGCGAGCTGCACGACGTCGTCGCGCACTCGGTCTCGATGATCGCCGTCCAGGCCGAGACCGCTCCGTACACGATGCGCGACCTGTCCCCCGAGGCCAAGAAGGGCTTCGCGGAGGTGGCCGGCGCGGCGCGCGAGGCGCTGGAGGAGATGCGGCGGCTGCTCAGCGTGCTGCGCGCCGACCCGGGCACCGAGCCCGAGGTGACGCCGCAGCCCAGGCTCGACCGGCTGGGCGAGCTCATCGACAGCCACCGGGGCGCGGGCGGCCAGGCGCAGCTGAGCGTGCACGGTTCCGTACGCCCGCTGTCCACGACCATCGAGCTGTCGGCGTACCGCATCGTCCAGGAGGCGCTGACGAACGCGCGGCGGCACGCGCCCGGCTCACGGGTACGGGTCGAGCTGAACTACCTCGGTGACCGGCTCGCCGTACGCGTCGTCGACGACGGCACCTCGGTCCCGGTCACGAAGGTGGAGGACCGGACCAAGGTGATGGGGCATGGACTCGTCGGGATGCGCGAGCGCGCCACGATGCTCGGTGGCCGCTTCGCCGCAGGTCCGCGTACTGAGGGTGGATTCGCCGTGCAGGCCGAGCTTCCGGTAGGCCAGAATCGGCATTCATGA
- a CDS encoding stage II sporulation protein M → MDVDAFVAAHNAEWRRLEQLVNRGTRKLQGAEIDELVELYQRAATHLSVVRSSSPEPALVGRLSSLVARGRAAVTGSHAPMWRDVTRFLTVSFPAMAYRARWWWLGSAVICNLISLVLAIWVARNPEVQASLLSPSEIRQLVDHDFANYYTDHAAGAFAFQVWVNNAWVAAQALIFGILLGIPTILVLLNLQLNLGIEAGLMFANGKGTIFLGLILPHGLLELTSVYLASAAGLRLGWTVIDPGHRRRSHALAEEGRAAMSIALGLIGVLAVSGAIEGLVTGHVNTTWLRVGIGVFAEVVFLTYVITFGRRAVREGDIGDAEIVPDTAPVAA, encoded by the coding sequence GTGGACGTCGACGCCTTCGTAGCCGCGCACAACGCCGAATGGCGGCGCCTGGAGCAACTCGTCAACCGCGGCACGCGAAAGCTACAGGGTGCCGAGATCGATGAGCTCGTCGAGCTGTACCAGCGGGCCGCGACCCACCTGTCGGTCGTCCGTTCCAGCTCACCGGAGCCCGCGCTCGTCGGCCGGCTCTCGTCGCTGGTGGCCAGGGGCCGCGCGGCGGTGACCGGCTCGCACGCGCCGATGTGGCGAGACGTCACCCGGTTCCTCACGGTCTCGTTCCCGGCGATGGCCTACCGGGCGCGCTGGTGGTGGCTGGGCTCGGCCGTGATCTGCAACCTCATCTCGCTGGTCCTGGCCATCTGGGTGGCACGCAACCCGGAGGTGCAGGCGTCCCTCCTGTCGCCGTCGGAGATCCGTCAGCTGGTCGACCACGACTTCGCCAACTACTACACCGATCACGCCGCCGGTGCCTTCGCCTTCCAGGTCTGGGTCAACAACGCGTGGGTCGCGGCCCAGGCCCTGATCTTCGGCATCCTGCTCGGCATCCCGACGATCCTCGTGCTCCTGAACCTTCAGCTCAACCTCGGCATCGAGGCCGGCCTGATGTTCGCCAACGGCAAGGGGACGATCTTCCTCGGCCTCATCCTGCCGCACGGCCTGCTCGAACTGACCTCGGTGTACCTGGCATCCGCCGCGGGCCTGCGCCTCGGCTGGACGGTCATCGACCCGGGCCACCGCCGGCGGAGCCACGCTCTCGCGGAGGAGGGGCGCGCGGCGATGAGCATCGCGCTCGGGCTGATCGGCGTCCTCGCGGTCTCGGGCGCCATCGAGGGCCTGGTCACCGGCCACGTGAACACGACCTGGCTCCGCGTCGGCATCGGCGTCTTCGCCGAGGTCGTCTTCCTCACCTACGTGATCACGTTCGGCCGCCGCGCCGTACGGGAGGGCGACATCGGCGACGCGGAGATCGTCCCGGACACCGCCCCCGTGGCCGCCTGA
- the ahcY gene encoding adenosylhomocysteinase: protein MSSDVSDPGLAESGVRRIEWADRSMPVLRRIREQFAVERPLDGLKIAACMHVTTETANLIRTLQAGGAEVALAASNPLSTQDDTAAALVKEYGAAVFARQGVDRDGYYRHIHQALEIGPDLVLDDGCDLVNTLHTERLDLADGVRAGCESTTTGVIRLHQMARENALRFPMVAVNDTDTKHMFDNRYGTGQSTLDGIVRATNTLLAGKTIVIAGFGYCGRGLAERARGMGGRVVVTEIDPVKALDAVLQGYRVQPMAQAAEDGDIFITVTGNTDVIGAEHFARMKDGAILANSGHFDVEIDVRALADLTVEIRHEVRPQADEYVLADGRRLVLLAEGRLVNLAAAEGHPAAVMDMSFADQALTCEWLVGQDLAPGVYDVPEAIDTEVARLKLGSMDIEIDALTQDQEIYLSSWRRGS from the coding sequence ATGAGTTCAGATGTTTCGGACCCCGGGCTCGCCGAGTCCGGGGTCCGGCGTATCGAGTGGGCCGACCGCTCCATGCCGGTGCTGCGGCGGATACGGGAACAGTTCGCCGTCGAGCGCCCGCTGGACGGCCTGAAGATCGCCGCGTGCATGCACGTCACCACCGAGACCGCGAACCTCATCCGTACGCTCCAGGCCGGCGGCGCCGAGGTGGCTCTGGCCGCCTCCAACCCGCTGTCCACGCAGGACGACACGGCCGCGGCGCTCGTGAAGGAGTACGGCGCGGCCGTCTTCGCCCGGCAGGGCGTGGACCGTGACGGCTACTACCGGCACATCCACCAGGCGCTGGAGATCGGCCCCGACCTCGTCCTGGACGACGGCTGCGACCTGGTCAACACGCTGCACACCGAGCGTCTCGACCTGGCCGACGGCGTACGCGCGGGCTGTGAGTCGACGACGACCGGCGTCATCCGGCTGCACCAGATGGCCCGCGAGAACGCCCTGCGCTTCCCGATGGTGGCGGTCAACGACACCGACACCAAGCACATGTTCGACAACCGGTACGGCACCGGGCAGTCGACGCTGGACGGGATCGTGCGGGCCACCAACACCCTGCTGGCCGGAAAGACGATCGTCATCGCGGGCTTCGGCTACTGCGGCCGCGGCCTGGCCGAGCGGGCGCGGGGCATGGGCGGCCGCGTGGTCGTCACCGAGATCGACCCGGTCAAGGCGCTGGACGCCGTGCTGCAGGGCTACCGGGTGCAGCCGATGGCGCAGGCCGCCGAGGACGGCGACATCTTCATCACCGTCACCGGCAACACCGACGTCATCGGCGCCGAGCACTTCGCCCGGATGAAGGACGGCGCGATCCTCGCCAACTCGGGCCACTTCGACGTGGAGATCGACGTACGCGCGCTGGCCGACCTCACGGTCGAGATCCGCCACGAGGTACGCCCTCAGGCCGACGAGTACGTCCTGGCGGACGGCCGCCGCCTGGTCCTCCTGGCCGAGGGCCGGTTGGTGAACCTCGCGGCGGCGGAGGGCCACCCGGCCGCGGTGATGGACATGTCGTTCGCCGACCAGGCACTCACCTGTGAGTGGCTCGTCGGCCAGGATCTCGCCCCGGGCGTGTACGACGTACCGGAGGCGATCGACACCGAGGTCGCCCGGCTCAAGCTCGGTTCGATGGACATCGAGATCGACGCCCTCACCCAGGACCAGGAGATCTACCTGTCGTCCTGGCGGCGCGGCTCCTGA